Proteins encoded within one genomic window of Diorhabda sublineata isolate icDioSubl1.1 chromosome 1, icDioSubl1.1, whole genome shotgun sequence:
- the LOC130452382 gene encoding titin homolog, with protein MRKSGRAMSAWTRLREPGPVLIFLVLFFIPQLVLSAPFEGDKEAEIEYYPVADATGCYYNFEHYDEGDRIITNEPCLNCTCHNRMLMCYLRVCPFTKAIGQDCKVEKKPDQCCPTITCPEVPVQLLPQASTTPTALGHLNEYGCSIDNLFYSDGAKVPSNPNNPCEVCYCIRNKTACIIQECTLTGKVVEGCKPVYIEGVCCPVRYDCEHPEYPEIETTTKLLLTTTTTEAATTTLIPTTTKPPSHCIYNNEIYADGALVKKDVPCEKCYCMRGDMVCAVQECGPTPLDKVNCTALPPKEGNCCPDTYDCDMVSEEDLTTISSYEAPTTQPTVILSQTGVDETTQPKIDEAVTESVETKQPEQEITTESFTAKVTEVVTTISSLIFGSSEPEQPKITTTSSIKSEQTESSEGDVVELTTEKTQEKVEEPSSYEDKETTPIPSGIEDERTRPIDKEGETKKPLLVQQSTKEVEESTTNQATTVAESESTILNKDITEVATKSPEEISKETELSVTEKTSQEPKETDRPTLEHSETTEEPKETPKEEELPVTNIEVTTKAKDITTEIVQTTQQPTTVEIEETKVTKAEKTVELSPQTLSTIEEATSDEITTKAVQESEPTIVELTTQVPHKTELPIAEFTSEQPKEATESVVETTTQVTIETKLPGAEIPGEDAKETTIHEIEITTQASQQTEAPKAAITSEQPVEITQSATEESKGTEANIEVISEKSEESTQFKVDITTETSKQTEGPTEGTGEVVTTEPSKNTTIAEETSEKSGIEIITQTEISTNGEIEHATKAEAQITTEASIAEVTTKETEETSQQEAEITTEGYKQTEASTAEVTTEKTKEVSQTEAEITSAVYKETEIPVAEVTTEKAKEVSQTEIEITTAVYQETEAPIADVTTEKTKEVSQPEAEITTVEYKQTEAPIAEVTTGAAKEVSQTETEITTAVYQETEAPIAEVTTEKTKEVSQPEAEITTEEYKQTEAPIAEVTTGAAKEVSQTEIEITTAVYQETEAPIADVTTEKTKEVSQPEAEITTVEYKQTEAPIAEVTTEKTKEVSQTEAEITSAVYKETEIPIAEVTTENTKEVSQPEAEITTEEYKQTEAPIAEVTTGAAKEVSQTEIEITTAVYQETEAPIADVTTEKTKEVSQPEAEITTEEYKQTEAPITEVTTEKTKETSEPEAEITTEVYKETEAPTAEETTERAKDDTKPEAEITTAVYKETEAPIAEVTTEKTEAEAELTTETTKQTEASIAEMSGEETTQHKIEITTQVSRQKDATESEITEPKSEIITETPQVTDVGKDSITQAVTEAEQFVTKVQPIETEPHVTEGQQEGIDEEYAGTVVTTEKPRETTTILSVGKEIEPTTTEEMEIVTSAALNDTEKPLSMDHKSETRIPTKEQTVETTKPAELTTPQQSTDAPREEISITKEPAKESNEIPEVCTKESCHQLGEEPPSTEKEPIIKDHTESNQIPEGPIKETSEPETETKVSEHDIVGTTVLPTSPSTKEEFEITTEESGIKQTTKEAATVTEQTTIKEIVTKAPSETKLTEGSTEGQFETTSHDYRDNEILPEVTEKLDEERITEATPSDKTEAPSEQEITTTSSTVVSEEHTVSESVEIQTTESVKTETKPAEEVTTARASLDQQTEGFTNELPVVTEEEREHGIPGEGSCLVEGKTYNNNSQVPPFNHCQVTCRCVSSILRCQHVPCPDPPSSDCLPVVPRPENSCCPVYKCNEVDTGIESSSQAIETTTIGEEKSTEAVATSQPIEKTGSPSEEDRYKEIEPEIPTTQASISSEPTSFVTGNEITEPEISPEVCTKEGCAPVKPGTHTEVEKEVETTTSSLPRETEPIFTSEVCTKEGCAPKVPSLVTEEEKELETTTIPKEAELPSVTPSQEEASKTDGVTSQQVTTEEPVEVTTEIKQSSIPEITQPDIITPLEEAITPGLDMETASTEKSVETTMTSEEVTKKLYQDQKTDQPTTEKPKEATDLTFSETVSIQQTTAKSSEGEITSTEQPMKPDISEEELQTTPSLTERKPDEIAATQAGISVDETEKPTEAIKETEIEITTVISAETEPHQQVTGGQPEKEEITTLGSTKEEPITEPATEKSVTIGETTEKEIVTEGTIQKTDLPSGSSIAEETPDEETNTSAAAEKTPATEISSDVPEANVTESVTKQPVEVTDAKVTDLPEISTTSVTNIETTKQAETEPSEAITTSEAAEEPELTTVETISNATLEPEVTTAKEEVEGTTRAATEEEGTFIEEKPGAPSKISTEAEATTTSKITGEPEATTAKEEIETTNNLVTTTSKVVSEPEVTIVEGEIETTSKAAVEPELTTVEATSKSVESEGTTAKEESVATTEATVEKEITTIKEADITTVKVPAEPEVTSIEEDYETTSSKSSVEPEVTSPKEEIEVTTKADIEKEIEVTSKATVESEITTTSEVPEVTIVNEETGATSKSVIESETTTVGDVEVTSKATELETTSKSVEPEVTTGEEKIEVTSEASIEPELTTIEEKVETTKKSTEPEVTTPKEEIEVTSKATIEPEFTTIEAKVETTSKSIEPELTTPKEETEITSKAAVETELTTVVGKVETTSQATEPEVTTHADEIEITSKAAIEPESTTIGDKFGAAVEPQMTTAAEKIETTSKTAVEYEETTPSEAAAEEGDIESTSKAAMDDKVDTSKSTLEPETTPEEEKIETTTVEIRATTLKEMIEFTTQTLKVEPATEQPKQAEFTSPQISTEIISNDTDHLYTSGPQVETTTKIHGVEGELSTSVPLSPASTTKSPIPEHHHKPGQHEHVPDLPDYQSPAEDYDEEEPSPLGPGTCRYGGKVFVSAQQIPRDDPCDFCFCFRSDIICLQQSCPPPIPNCHEEPIRGFCCPRYECPVSMATALNLTTTTTTTTTTLPPHFFPHAYRGRAAKTGCQIKGQDYNVGDYIKSASGPCMQCICGADGQMKCDPKQCNPEPMLRQMLQAASSSRRRR; from the exons CCCCCTTCGAAGGTGATAAAGAAGCAGAAATTGAATACTATCCAG TCGCCGACGCTACTGGTTGCTACTACAATTTCGAACATTACGATGAAGGGGATAGGATAATCACAAACGAACCATGCCTAAATTGTACCTGCCACAATAGGATGCTGATGTGTTACCTCAGAGTATGTCCGTTCACGAAAGCAATAGGTCAAGATTGTAAAGTAGAGAAAAAACCGGATCAATGTTGTCCAACAATCACTTGTCCCGAAg tTCCAGTACAATTATTACCGCAAGCTTCAACAACTCCAACAGCTTTAGGACACTTAAACGAATACGGTTGTTCCATCGATAACCTCTTCTACTCAGACGGAGCTAAAGTCCCATCGAACCCGAACAATCCCTGCGAAGTATGTTATTGTATCAGAAATAAAACTGCGTGTATCATACAAGAATGTACTTTAACTGGTAAAGTTGTGGAAGGTTGTAAACCTGTTTATATTGAAGGAGTATGTTGTCCCGTGCGATACGATTGTG AACATCCAGAATATCCCGAAATcgaaacaacaacaaaactACTACTCACAACAACTACAACTGAAGCAGCCACAACTACCCTTATACCGACAACAACTAAACCTCCAAGTCATTGTATCTACAACAACGAAATATACGCTGATGGTGCATTAGTTAAAAAAGATGTACCCTGCGAAAAATGTTATTGTATGAGAGGAGATATGGTATGCGCAGTACAAGAATGTGGACCCACTCCTTTGGATAAAGTCAACTGTACCGCTTTACCTCCAAAAGAAGGTAATTGCTGCCCTGACACTTACGATTGTGACATGGTATCTGAAGAAGATTTAACTACAATTTCTTCCTACGAAGCTCCAACAACTCAACCGACCGTTATATTATCACAAACTGGCGTAGATGAAACAACTCAACCAAAGATCGATGAAGCAGTAACGGAATCAGTAGAAACAAAACAACCAGAACAAGAAATTACAACAGAATCATTCACAGCAAAAGTAACAGAAGTAGTAACCACTATTAGTTCATTGATATTTGGTAGTTCCGAACCTGAACAACCAAAAATAACAACTACATCATCTATAAAATCAGAACAAACAGAATCTTCAGAAGGAGATGTAGTTGAACTTACTACTGAAAAGACACAAGAAAAGGTAGAAGAACCATCCAGTTATGAAGATAAGGAAACTACACCAATACCATCAGGAATCGAAGACGAACGAACAAGACCTATAGATAAAGAAGGAGAAACTAAAAAACCACTTTTGGTTCAACAATCTACCAAAGAAGTTGAAGAAAGTACCACAAACCAAGCGACAACCGTAGCTGAATCGGAAAGCACTATCTTAAACAAAGATATCACTGAGGTAGCAACTAAATCTCCTGAGGAGATATCCAAGGAAACTGAACTATCAGTAACGGAGAAAACTAGCCAAGAACCTAAAGAAACTGATCGTCCTACATTAGAACATTCAGAAACGACTGAAGAACCTAAGGAAACGcctaaagaagaagaattaccAGTTACTAATATAGAAGTAACTACTAAAGCTAAAGATATAACTACTGAAATTGTACAAACTACACAACAACCTACCACagtagaaattgaagaaactaAAGTAACGAAAGCAGAAAAAACAGTTGAATTATCTCCACAAACATTATCGACTATTGAAGAAGCGACTAGTGATGAAATAACTACAAAAGCAGTTCAAGAATCAGAACCAACAATTGTAGAATTAACCACACAAGTACCACACAAAACAGAATTACCTATTGCAGAATTTACTAGCGAACAACCAAAAGAAGCAACAGAATCTGTAGTAGAAACAACTACACAAGTAACCATAGAAACAAAACTTCCTGGTGCAGAAATACCTGGCGAAGACGCTAAAGAAACCACGATTCATGAAATCGAAATAACAACTCAAGCATCTCAACAAACAGAAGCGCCTAAAGCAGCGATAACAAGTGAACAACCCGTGGAAATCACACAGTCTGCAACAGAAGAATCTAAAGGAACAGAAGCAAATATTGAAGTAATAAGTGAAAAATCTGAAGAAAGCACCCAATTCAAAGTAGATATTACAACAGAAACGTCTAAACAAACAGAAGGTCCTACTGAAGGAACTGGAGAGGTTGTCACTACAGAACCATCTAAGAACACAACTATTGCTGAAGAAACAAGTGAAAAATCTGGAATAGAAATTATAACACAAACTGAGATATCTACGAACGGAGAAATTGAACATGCTACTAAAGCTGAAGCACAAATTACTACAGAAGCTTCAATTGCAGAAGTGACAACAAAAGAGACTGAGGAAACTTCGCAACAAGAAGCTGAAATCACAACTGAAGGATATAAACAAACAGAAGCTTCTACTGCAGAAGTAACAACTGAAAAGACTAAGGAAGTCTCACAAACTGAAGCCGAAATTACAAGTGCAGTATATAAAGAAACAGAAATTCCTGTTGCCGAAGTAACAACTGAAAAAGCTAAGGAAGTCTCGCAAACAGAAATCGAAATCACAACCGCGGTGTATCAAGAAACAGAAGCTCCTATTGCGGATGTAACAACTGAAAAGACTAAGGAAGTCTCACAACCTGAAGCCGAAATTACAACCGTAGAATATAAGCAAACAGAAGCTCCTATTGCTGAAGTAACAACTGGAGCAGCTAAGGAAGTCTCGCAGACGGAAACCGAAATCACAACCGCGGTGTATCAAGAAACGGAAGCTCCTATTGCCGAAGTAACAACTGAAAAGACTAAGGAAGTCTCACAACCTGAAGCCGAAATTACGACTGAAGAATATAAGCAAACAGAAGCTCCTATTGCAGAAGTAACAACTGGAGCAGCTAAGGAAGTCTCGCAAACAGAAATCGAAATCACAACCGCGGTGTATCAAGAAACAGAAGCTCCTATTGCCGATGTAACAACTGAAAAGACTAAGGAAGTCTCACAACCTGAAGCCGAAATTACAACCGTAGAATATAAGCAAACAGAAGCTCCTATTGCTGAAGTAACAACTGAAAAGACTAAGGAAGTGTCACAAACTGAAGCCGAAATTACAAGTGCAGTATATAAAGAAACAGAAATTCCTATTGCCGAAGTAACAACTGAAAATACTAAAGAAGTCTCACAACCTGAAGCCGAAATTACGACTGAAGAATATAAGCAAACAGAAGCTCCTATTGCAGAAGTAACAACTGGAGCAGCTAAGGAAGTCTCGCAAACAGAAATCGAAATCACAACCGCGGTGTATCAAGAAACAGAAGCTCCTATTGCCGATGTAACAACTGAAAAGACTAAGGAAGTCTCACAACCTGAAGCCGAAATTACGACTGAAGAATATAAGCAAACAGAAGCTCCTATTACCGAAGTAACAACTGAAAAAACTAAGGAAACTTCGGAACCTGAAGCTGAAATTACAACTGAAGTTTATAAAGAAACAGAAGCTCCTACTGCTGAAGAAACAACTGAAAGGGCTAAAGATGATACGAAACCTGAAGCCGAAATTACAACTGCAGTATATAAAGAAACAGAAGCTCCTATTGCTGAAGTAACAACTGAAAAGACTGAAGCAGAAGCAGAACTTACAACAGAAACAACCAAACAAACAGAAGCTTCTATTGCAGAAATGAGTGGTGAAGAAACAACTCAACACAAAATCGAAATTACTACACAAGTATCTCGACAAAAAGATGCTACGGAATCAGAAATAACTGAGCCTAAATCTGAAATAATAACAGAAACACCTCAAGTAACGGATGTAGGAAAAGATTCTATTACCCAAGCAGTTACAGAAGCCGAACAATTTGTAACTAAAGTACAACCCATAGAAACGGAGCCACACGTTACAGAGGGACAACAAGAAGGAATAGATGAAGAATATGCAGGCACGGTAGTCACCACTGAAAAACCTAGAGAAACAACAACTATATTATCGGTTGGAAAAGAAATAGaacctacaacaactgaagaaaTGGAAATAGTTACAAGCGCAGCACTGAACGATACTGAAAAACCGCTATCAATGGATCATAAATCTGAAACTCGAATCCCTACTAAAGAGCAGACTGTGGAAACTACTAAACCAGCAGAGTTGACAACACCACAGCAATCAACCGATGCACCTAGagaagaaatttcaataacaaaggAACCCGCGAAAGAAAGCAACGAAATCCCTGAAGTTTGTACGAAGGAATCTTGTCATCAGCTAGGAGAAGAACCACCAAGTACTGAAAAAGAACCAATAATAAAAGATCACACCGAATCAAACCAAATTCCAGAAGGGCCAATAAAAGAAACTTCCGAACCTGAAACCGAAACAAAAGTATCAGAACATGATATAGTAGGAACTACCGTATTACCAACCTCTCCGAGCActaaagaagaatttgaaattacTACTGAAGAATCTGGAATCAAACAAACCACGAAGGAAGCCGCTACAGTAACAGAGCAAACCACAATTAAAGAAATCGTAACTAAAGCTCCTTCAGAAACGAAGTTAACGGAAGGATCTACTGAAGGACAGTTCGAAACGACCTCTCACGATTATAGAGATAACGAAATATTACCAGAGGTAACGGAAAAATTAGACGAGGAACGAATTACCGAGGCTACTCCTTCGGACAAAACTGAAGCACCTTCTGAACAAGAAATCACAACAACTTCATCTACCGTAGTTTCTGAAGAACATACTGTATCTGAAAGTGTAGAAATCCAAACAACCGAGTCTGTTAAAACTGAAACTAAACCAGCGGAAGAAGTAACAACAGCACGAGCTTCATTAGATCAACAAACTGAAGGATTTACAAATGAATTACCCGTCGTTACAGAAGAAGAAAGAGAACATGGTATACCAGGTGAAGGCAGTTGTTTAGTCGAAGGAAAAACTTACAACAACAATTCCCAAGTGCCTCCTTTCAATCATTGTCAAGTTACTTGTAGATGTGTCAGTTCAATTCTTAGATGCCAGCACGTACCTTGTCCCGATCCACCTAGTAGTGATTGTCTCCCTGTTGTACCAAGACCAGAAAATAGCTGCTGCCCTGTTTACAAATGCA ATGAAGTTGATACTGGAATAGAATCAAGCAGTCAAGCTATTGAGACGACCACAATAGGTGAAGAGAAATCTACCGAAGCTGTAGCAACTTCCCAACCTATTGAGAAGACTGGTTCACCATCAGAAGAAGACCGCTATAAAGAAATTGAACCTGAAATACCAACTACACAAGCTTCTATTTCATCTGAGCCTACTAGTTTCGTAACTGGAAATGAAATTACAGAACCAGAAATATCTCCAGAAGTATGTACCAAAGAAGGATGTGCTCCAGTTAAACCCGGCACACATACGGAAGTAGAAAAAGAAGTAGAAACTACTACAAGTTCGCTACCAAGAGAAACAGAACCAATATTTACATCAGAAGTATGTACTAAAGAAGGATGTGCACCAAAAGTACCAAGTTTGGTTACAGAAGAAGAAAAGGAACTAGAAACCACTACTATACCAAAAGAAGCAGAATTACCTAGTGTCACACCTTCCCAAGAAGAAGCCAGCAAAACCGATGGAGTCACTTCACAACAAGTAACAACAGAGGAACCAGTTGAAGTAACTACTGAAATTAAACAGTCATCAATTCCAGAAATAACCCAACCTGATATAATTACACCTCTGGAAGAAGCTATAACTCCAGGTCTAGATATGGAAACCGCATCAACTGAAAAATCAGTTGAAACAACTATGACCTCTGAAGAGGTCACAAAGAAATTGTACCAAGACCAAAAGACAGATCAACCTACTACCGAGAAACCGAAAGAAGCTACAGACTTAACATTTAGTGAAACAGTTTCTATTCAACAAACTACTGCTAAATCATCTGAAGGGGAGATAACATCCACTGAACAACCTATGAAACCGGACATCAGTGAAGAAGAATTGCAGACAACGCCATCATTGACCGAAAGAAAACCAGATGAAATAGCAGCAACTCAAGCTGGAATATCTGTAGATGAAACCGAAAAACCAACAGAGGCTATAAAAGAAACTGAAATAGAAATAACGACGGTTATTAGTGCCGAAACAGAACCACATCAACAAGTTACAGGTGGACAaccagaaaaagaagaaataacaaCTTTGGGTAGCACTAAAGAAGAACCAATAACAGAGCCTGCTACGGAAAAATCTGTAACAATAGGAGAAACCACAGAGAAAGAAATAGTTACAGAAGGTACTATCCAGAAAACTGATCTTCCTAGTGGATCTTCTATTGCTGAAGAAACACCAGATGAAGAAACAAATACATCTGCAGCTGCAGAAAAGACTCCAGCTACCGAAATTTCAAGTGACGTTCCTGAGGCAAACGTAACAGAATCTGTAACTAAACAACCCGTAGAAGTTACTGATGCTAAAGTAACTGATTTACCAGAAATTTCAACAACCTCTGTAACAAATATTGAAACCACCAAACAAGCAGAGACTGAACCTTCCGAAGCTATTACTACGAGTGAAGCAGCAGAAGAACCTGAATTAACAACTGTTGAAACAATCAGTAACGCTACATTAGAGCCTGAAGTAACAACTGCCAAAGAGGAGGTTGAAGGTACAACTAGAGCAGCTACAGAAGAGGAAGGAACATTTATAGAAGAAAAACCTGGTGCTCCTAGTAAGATATCTACTGAAGCTGAAGCGACAACAACTAGTAAAATAACTGGAGAACCTGAAGCGACAACGgctaaagaagaaattgaaacaaCCAATAACCTAGTAACTACTACCAGTAAAGTAGTCTCTGAACCTGAAGTTACAATTGTTGAAGGAGAAATCGAAACTACAAGTAAAGCAGCTGTAGAACCTGAATTAACAACTGTTGAAGCTACCAGTAAATCAGTTGAATCCGAAGGAACAACTGCTAAAGAAGAGAGTGTAGCTACAACTGAGGCAActgtagaaaaagaaataacaacTATCAAAGAAGCTGATATAACTACTGTCAAGGTACCTGCAGAGCCTGAGGTTACAAGTATTGAAGAAGACTATGAAACTACCAGTAGTAAATCATCTGTAGAACCAGAAGTAACATCTcctaaagaagaaattgaagttACAACGAAAGCagatatagaaaaagaaattgagGTGACTAGTAAGGCAACTGTAGAATCTGAAATAACGACTACTAGTGAGGTGCCTGAAGTTACAATTGTTAATGAAGAAACTGGAGCTACTAGTAAATCAGTAATTGAATCTGAAACAACAACTGTAGGAGATGTTGAGGTTACTAGCAAAGCAACTGAACTTGAGACAACTAGTAAATCAGTAGAACCTGAAGTAACAACTGGTGAAGAAAAGATTGAAGTCACTAGTGAAGCATCTATAGAGCCAGAATTGACAACTAttgaagaaaaagttgaaaCAACTAAAAAGTCAACAGAGCCTGAAGTAACAACTCCTAAAGAAGAGATTGAAGTTACTAGTAAAGCTACTATAGAACCGGAATTTACAACTATTGAAGCTAAAGTTGAAACAACTAGTAAGTCAATAGAGCCGGAACTAACAACTCCTAAAGAAGAGACTGAAATTACTAGTAAAGCAGCTGTGGAAACTGAATTGACAACAGTTGTAGGTAAAGTTGAAACAACTAGTCAAGCTACAGAACCTGAAGTAACAACTCATGCAGACGAAATTGAAATCACTAGTAAAGCAGCTATTGAACCGGAATCGACAACTATTGGAGATAAATTTGGAGCAGCTGTAGAGCCACAAATGACGACAGCTGCAGAAAAGATTGAAACTACCAGCAAGACAGCAGTTGAGTATGAAGAAACAACTCCAAGTGAAGCAGCAGCTGAAGAAGGAGATATTGAAAGTACTAGTAAAGCAGCTATGGATGACAAGGTCGATACAAGCAAATCAACTCTAGAACCTGAAACAACTCCTGAGGAAGAGAAAATTGAAACTACTACTGTAGAAATTAGGGCCACAACACTTAAAGAAATGATAGAATTTACTACACAAACACTCAAGGTGGAACCTGCTACAGAACAACCTAAACAAGCGGAATTCACCTCACCTCAAATTAGTACTGAAATAATTAGCAATGATACTGATCATTTATACACCTCTGGACCTCAAGTAGAAACGACAACAAAGATACACGGCGTTGAAGGCGAACTTTCCACCTCTGTACCACTTTCTCCGGCATCCACTACTAAATCACCGATACCGGAACATCATCACAAGCCTGGGCAACATGAACACGTTCCAGACTTACCAGACTATCAATCACCTGCGGAAGATTACGATGAAGAAGAACCTAGTCCACTCGGTCCAGGAACATGTCGATATGGTGGCAAAGTTTTCGTATCCGCTCAACAAATACCTCGTGACGATCCATGTGATTTCTGTTTCTGCTTCAGAAGTGATATTATATGTCTTCAACAAAGTTGTCCACCACCAATACCCAATTGTCACGAAGAACCAATAAGAGGATTCTGCTGTCCTAGATATGAATGTCCCGTATCTATGGCTACTGCACTTAATTTGacgacgacaacaacaacaacgaCGACTACGTTACCACCACACTTTTTCCCTCACGCATATAGGGGCAGAGCCGCCAAGACTGGATGCCAAATCAAAGGACAAGATTACAATGTAGGTGACTACATCAAATCTGCATCTGGGCCATGTATGCAATGCAT ATGTGGAGCTGATGGCCAGATGAAATGTGATCCAAAACAATGTAATCCAGAACCGATGTTAAGGCAAATGCTCCAAGCTGCCTCTTCGTCGAGAAGGAGGAGATGA
- the LOC130452398 gene encoding FAD synthase-like, which yields MHITLKFSDFFTKEIFCKIMTTKMPLGLSRSTLFRSFSTNKRKDTAGILVIGDEILKGQTEDTNSRYLTKEIYKMGVKVKKISVIGDVVSEVSEEVKFFSKSFDKVITTGGIGPTHDDITFEAVAKAFNEPLVLDPTLHKLCMKFYNTTNANIPGMKMAFIPQSAKLNFKSNISSQPLIYPNISIHNVYMFPGIPELLIKTFRSVKDGIFRNNEHYFTKCLYLNTSESDIVQILDTVVRQHPEVQFGSYPKLSNKQYQVKLTIESSSEQNTTLAYEKLLQLLPEGSIVNINDIEEK from the exons ATGCATATAACGttgaaattttcagatttttttactaaagaaatattttgtaaaataatgacTACAAAAATGCCATTAGGATTGTCTAGGAGTAcgttatttaggtctttttctACTAATAAAAGAAAGGATACCGCTGGAATTTTAG TCATTGGTGACGAAATACTAAAAGGTCAAACCGAAGATACAAATTCCCGTTACCTAACAAAAGAGATTTATAAAATGGGAGTAAAAGTTAAAAAG ATATCAGTTATAGGTGATGTCGTAAGTGAAGTAAGCGaagaagtaaaatttttttccaaatcattTGATAAAGTCATTACTACAGGTGGAATTGGACCTACACATGACGATATAACATTCGAAG CTGTTGCAAAAGCCTTTAACGAACCTTTAGTTTTGGATCCCACTTTACACAAGTTATGTATGAAATTCTATAATACAACTAATGCTAACATCCCTGGAATGAAAATGGCTTTT atCCCCCAATCGGCAAAACTGAATTTCAAATCTAATATAAGTTCTCAGCCACTTATTTATCCCAATATATCTATACATAATGTCTATATGTTTCCTGGTATCCctgaattattaataaaaacttttagaaGTGTTAAAGATGGTATATTTAGAAATAACGAACATTATTTCACTAAGTGTCTTTATTTAAATACATCAGAATCGGATATTGTACAAATTTTGGACACAGTTGTTAGACAGCATCCTGAAGTACAATTTGGTTCGTACCCTAAACTGAGTAACAA ACAATATCAGGTGAAATTAACAATAGAATCGAGTTCTGAACAAAATACAACATTGGCTTATGAAAAGTTGCTACAACTATTACCAGAAGGGTCGATTGTTAATATAAAtgatatagaagaaaaatga
- the LOC130452400 gene encoding SREBP regulating gene protein, whose protein sequence is MWYSAIFRFIRRRLFLGLLLFLSFSYCLFSYLGKTDFLNNDDVVVVKRTQPFIWRSLQQHNSSSDNTICRNSVQGKVLIVDDRGYLCPRNEVFQNGCCNEQSTSVVQYSCETCKPNNCCTIYEHCISCCLQPDKKEVLENVLGKASEQILFASVTDHFELCLAKCRTNSQSVQHENSYKDAKAKHCFGEVAPVNIDNEV, encoded by the coding sequence ATGTGGTATAGCGCAATATTTCGTTTTATACGGCGCAGATTATTTTTAGGACTCCTGTTATTTCTTTCCTTCAGTTACTGTTTATTTAGTTATCTAGGAAAAACCGATTTTCTTAATAATGATGATGTAGTAGTAGTTAAAAGAACCCAACCCTTCATCTGGAGAAGTCTTCAACAGCACAATTCTAGTAGTGACAACACTATTTGCAGAAATTCGGTTCAAGGAAAAGTACTAATTGTCGACGACAGAGGTTATTTATGCCCCAGAAACGAAGTTTTTCAAAACGGATGCTGCAACGAACAATCCACAAGTGTAGTGCAATATTCTTGCGAAACCTGTAAACCTAATAACTGTTGTACTATTTACGAACATTGTATATCGTGTTGTTTACAACCTGATAAGAAAGAAGTACTGGAAAACGTTTTAGGGAAAGCTTCAGAACAAATCTTATTTGCTTCTGTTACGGATCATTTTGAACTATGTTTAGCTAAATGCCGCACTAATTCACAAAGTGTGCAACATGAAAACTCCTATAAGGATGCCAAAGCTAAGCATTGTTTTGGTGAAGTAGCTCCTGTTAATATAGATAATGAAGTATAA